A window of Adhaeribacter arboris genomic DNA:
CGTGCTATCTACAATTATGGTCCGTACTAAATCGCCTACATCGGCCGTTTCGCCACCAGTGCTGTAAATGCCAATACCATTATCACGAAGCATCTGCAAAATTTCTTCGGTACCGTTAATAATAGCCGCAATTACTTCGCCGGGTACCAGATTTTTGTTCCGGCCAATGGTAGATGAGAGCAAAATAGTATCGGTCGCTCCTACACACAGTAAATCATCGGTATTCATGATAATGGCGTCTTGCGCAATACCTTTCCAAACCGATAAATCGCCGGTTTCGCGCCAGTAAAGGTAAGCCAGCGACGATTTGGTACCAGCGCCGTCGGCATGCATAATATTGCAGTAATCCGGATCGCCACCCAATATATCCGGAATAATTTTACAGAATGCCTTTGGAAAGAGCCCTTTATCAATATTTTTAATAGCTGCGTGCACGTCTTCTTTCGAGGCCGAAACACCCCGGCGCAGATACCTGTTTTCCATGATTTAGTTGCTAGTTGCTAGTTGCTGGTTGTTAGATTTACCACGCCTGAAAAATCGTAAACGATATACAACGATGCAAAAATAAGAAAGCCGCTCTAATAAGCGGCTTTCTTATATTATTTCCTTTAAGATTTTTAAATATTTGTCTGAATTAACTAATATCGATCAACCAGTAATCAGCAACTAAATTATTGGGCAATCTTAGTTACTTTAAACTCCGTACGGCGGTTACGCTGGTGTTCCTCTTCGGTTTTAGCATTCTTCACAATCAAACGGGTTTCGCCGTAACCTTTGGCCGTAATCCGGTTCGGAGCGATACCTTTCGAAATAATATAATCTACTGCCGATTGGGCCCGTCGTTGCGACAGGTCTAAGTTATAGGCATCTTTTCCGCGCACGTCGGTATGGGAGCTAAGCTCGATGGTAATTTTAGGATTGTCGTTTAAAGTTTGAACAATCTTATCGAGTTCTATAGCGGCATCCGGACGAATATTGGCTTTATCCAGGTCGTAATAGATGTTTTCGACTACAATGGCTTTATCCTTCACGATTTTACTTAAAACTAAATCAGCGGTCAGGCGAATGTCGGTTTCTGGTTTCGTAAGTTGTGCCTGCGGCGGAGTTTTTCCAATAGTAGATACGGTCTGGCGGGCAGCAAAATAACCGGGATTTTCGGCCAATATAGAATATGCCGTGGCCGTGTCTAGTTTAAAGCTTAGTTTGCCATCCGGGGTGGTAAAAGCCTGATCAACGGCTGTGCCTTTAGCGTCCTGCAATTCTACCCGGATACGGCTCATTGGTTTATAATTAGTAGTATTGGGCAGTAACTCCCGTACCGTTACATCTACATAAAAATTAACCAGTTTTGGTTTAGCTTTCTTGAAAAAGTAAATATCATCGCTTCCTTTGCCACCGGGGCGGTTTGAAGAAAAATAACCCGATTCGTCGTTTACTATATAAGGCGCAAAATCATCGGCATTAGAGTTTACGGGTACCCCCAAGTTTACAGGTTTACCATTCTCTACCCGGAAAATATCTAAATTTCCTAATCCCGGATGGCCATCGGAGGAAATATACAGAGTGCCGTCTTCGGTAACAAAAGGAAAATTTTCGTTGCCCGGAGTATTTATTTCGGGGCCTAGGTTTTCGGGTGTGGAGAACCGGCCTTGGCCATCTAAGGTGGACCGGTAAATATCGTTTCCGCCCTGGCCTCCTTTCCGGTCCGAAGAAAAATACAAGGTTTTACCATCCGGAGATAAAGCCGGCGAGGAATCCCAGGCATCTTTGCTATTCACGCTGAGCAAACGTGGCTCTGACCAACTACCTTTAAACCGAGACACGTATAAATCTACGTTAAGGGTACCTTTGCGTTTGCCGGTATTGCTACGGGCAAATATCATGGTAGTACCGTCTTTACTGAAAGTTACGGCAGCTTCGTGGGCTTCCGGAGTATTAATGGGTTCGCCTACTTTACGGACTGCTCCACCCATCATCTGGGTTGGGTCATCGAAACGCAAAGCAAATAAATCGTTAAAACCTTCGCCGTTACCGGAATATTTTTTTCCATCGCGGGTAGAAGCAAAATATAGCTCGCCGTTCAGCATGGTAGGAGCAAACTCAGCAGCAGCGGTATTTAACTGATCCAGTGTTTTAATCTCGTTGTATGTTTTAGTATTTATGATACCCGGGATAGCACTCATATTCGCCGCCTCTAATTTGGCGCGGGCAACTAAGGTTTTGCTGCTTCCGGACTGGGCGTAACGAGTAAACTGAGCACCCGCTTCGTTGTATTTTGCATTGGCTTTCAGGGCTAAACCGTAATAAAAAATTGCTTCTTCTTTTTTTAAACCAGTGTTTATTGCAGCCTGGTAATTGGTTTCAGCTTGCGCAATTCGGTTAGACAAACGGTAAGATTCGGCCAGTTTAAAGTTTACCGGGCCTGGTTCTTTGGTGTTTTTTAAGGCATTTTGGTATAATCGGATGGCATCATCGTACTCGCCTTGGGCAAATTTTTTATCGGCTTTTCCTACGCTGCTCAATGTTTTGCAGGAAGTAAAACCTGCCAAGACTGCAAGCAGAAGAATCAGGTAAAATCTATTCATATAGCGGTAGCGTGGCAAAAAGGTAGTAGGTTTAGAGAAATACGTTGTACGTTTAATGGTTTGTTTGACGATCATAGAATTAAAAGTAAATGGGCACTTCAGGTAGTATAATTACTTCGTGCCCGTATTTACTTAAAAAAATCAATATTAATCCAATTAATTGTAATTAAGTAAACGTAAAACTTAGGCAAAATATTTGGCTAACCAACTTTCTTTTGCTGGTTTAGGCCAAGCGGCCTGTAATTGCCCGCTGGTGTTCAACAACGTATCAAAATATAGCGAATCACCTTGAATTAGGCCTTCTTTAATTCTGTTTTTAATTTCAGGTAACGGTACGGTTTCAATGGTCTCGTTATGCCAAAAAGCCAATTGTGTACGATCGAAGAAAGATACATTTAACTGCGCCTCTAATTGCTTCACAAACCGGACAGAAGCATCTATGGAGCAGCCACTCGGGGAATTAGCATCTTCGTCATTAGCCAGCACCAGGAATCGGTTGTATAAAATTTCAGCAGATGCTTGTAATGTTTCTCCGTGACTCGTCCATTGCGTAATAAAATCTACTAACTGAGGTTTTACCAGTTCTACTTCCGCATCGTTTAATGGGCGGCTAGCCTGATAAATCCAGAGGCGGGAGCGAGGTGGTAATTGTTGAAATGGAATGTACATGTTTTATAGTTGATAGTCCATGGTCGATAGTCCATGGAGTGTTAATGGTAAATAATTGAATTTGATTTTTTGACTACAATAATGGATTTCCCTCTAAGCAAATACTCTTGAAAGGGCCGAATTATCATCTTTTTGTAAATTTATCAACTTAAATAACAAACTATCCTTCTAATTAATTCTTTTATATATCTCTAAGTACCTATAGTTTATGAACCATGGATTATCGATTAACTCATGCATTTAAATTTTCGGCGGAGGCAATCAGTTCAGCTATATCAAATACTTTTACCTGATCTTCCTGGTTTTTGTTTTTTACGCCGTCGCTGAGCATGGTCATGCAAAAAGGACAGGCGGAAGCAATAATAGTTGCCCCAGTAGCCAAGGCTTCTTCGGTTCGTTCTATATTAATGTCTTTTTTACCGGGTTCGGGTTCTTTCCACATTTGGGCCCCACCCGCACCGCAGCACAAACCATTAGCCCGGCTTCGTTTCATTTCCACTAAATCGGCATCTAAGGTAGCTAATACTTGCCGGGGAGCTTCATACACGCCATTGGCCCGCCCCAGATAACACGAATCATGAAAAGTTATGCGCTTGCCTTTGAAGGCTTTGCCGCCGGCCACCCGTATTTTGCCTTCATTAATTAACTGCTGTAAAAACGTAGAATGATGAATAACCTCGTAATTACCTCCTAAACTTGGATATTCGTTTTTAATAGTGTTGAAGCAGTGCGGACAAGCGGTTATTATTTTTTTTATATTATAGCCATTCAACACTTCAATATTGGTCATAGCCTGCATCTGAAACAAGAACTCGTTACCCGCCCTTTTAGCTGGGTCGCCGGTACAACTTTCTTCTAAGCCTAACACCGCGTATTTTATTCCTAGATGCTCTAAAATCCGCACAAAGGCGCGAGTTACATTTTTATACCGGTCGTCAAACGCGCCAGCACAACCTACCCAAAATAAAATTTCCGGCTCTTCTCCTCTTGCCATTAAATCGGCCATAACAGGTACCGTGATTAGTTTTCTTTCACTCATTTATTTAGATGTTTGAAGCTAGATATTAGATGTTAGACTTTTTTATACTTGTCTATATCTCTTTTTAGCTTGTTTCATTCTTTACTCAATTTGAATCTGTCGAATTCAACCTGGTAATTGTCATAATCTCACCTGGGCCGCATTTACTTTAAGACGATGACTTTTTTACAAAAAGCAATTTTGAACCTTTCAACCTTCTAACTTTTCAACTTTCCAACTTATAACTCATTTCACATTCACAAACAGGTTATCAGCCCAGTTTAAGCGGTCGGAAGGGGAGAAGGCCCAGGGAGCACCGTTATTTTCAATGTTGGTGAACATTCCATTCAGAGCGGTGGGAGCTGCCGATTCTTCGAGCACTAAAAACCGCCGCATTTCCATGATAGAAGATAATTGGTCGATATTTACCGGACAAGCCTCAACGCAAGCATTACAGGTAGTGCAAGCCCAGAGTTCTTCGGGAGTTACGTAGCCGCGCAACAAAGTTTTTTCTTCGGTCACTTTTACGCGCTGTTTGACTTGTTCTTGATAATGATTGGGCCGGAATATTGCCGGATGCTCGCCTTTTTCCTCCATCCGGTCGCGGGTATCCATTACAATTTTGCGCGGCGAAAGCAATTTGCCGGTTATATTAGCCGGACATACATCTGTGCACCGGCCACATTCGGTACAGGTATAGGCATCCATTAGTTGTTTCCAGGATAAATCTTCTACGTCTTTCGCGCCGAATTTCTGCGGCTCTGTACCTTCAGGTAAAGGGGGCACTTGATAGCTGGGATCCAGCAGGGCTTTAATTTCGTGGGTAATACTTTGGTTAGTGGTAAATTTACCTTTGGGCTCCAACTTCGAATAATACACATTCGGGAAGGCCATTATAATATGGAAGTGCTTGGAACTGGGTAGGTAA
This region includes:
- a CDS encoding OmpA family protein, with amino-acid sequence MIVKQTIKRTTYFSKPTTFLPRYRYMNRFYLILLLAVLAGFTSCKTLSSVGKADKKFAQGEYDDAIRLYQNALKNTKEPGPVNFKLAESYRLSNRIAQAETNYQAAINTGLKKEEAIFYYGLALKANAKYNEAGAQFTRYAQSGSSKTLVARAKLEAANMSAIPGIINTKTYNEIKTLDQLNTAAAEFAPTMLNGELYFASTRDGKKYSGNGEGFNDLFALRFDDPTQMMGGAVRKVGEPINTPEAHEAAVTFSKDGTTMIFARSNTGKRKGTLNVDLYVSRFKGSWSEPRLLSVNSKDAWDSSPALSPDGKTLYFSSDRKGGQGGNDIYRSTLDGQGRFSTPENLGPEINTPGNENFPFVTEDGTLYISSDGHPGLGNLDIFRVENGKPVNLGVPVNSNADDFAPYIVNDESGYFSSNRPGGKGSDDIYFFKKAKPKLVNFYVDVTVRELLPNTTNYKPMSRIRVELQDAKGTAVDQAFTTPDGKLSFKLDTATAYSILAENPGYFAARQTVSTIGKTPPQAQLTKPETDIRLTADLVLSKIVKDKAIVVENIYYDLDKANIRPDAAIELDKIVQTLNDNPKITIELSSHTDVRGKDAYNLDLSQRRAQSAVDYIISKGIAPNRITAKGYGETRLIVKNAKTEEEHQRNRRTEFKVTKIAQ
- a CDS encoding (Fe-S)-binding protein, producing the protein MADLMARGEEPEILFWVGCAGAFDDRYKNVTRAFVRILEHLGIKYAVLGLEESCTGDPAKRAGNEFLFQMQAMTNIEVLNGYNIKKIITACPHCFNTIKNEYPSLGGNYEVIHHSTFLQQLINEGKIRVAGGKAFKGKRITFHDSCYLGRANGVYEAPRQVLATLDADLVEMKRSRANGLCCGAGGAQMWKEPEPGKKDINIERTEEALATGATIIASACPFCMTMLSDGVKNKNQEDQVKVFDIAELIASAENLNA
- a CDS encoding (Fe-S)-binding protein produces the protein MISNLLFLIITVLAVGLFVWQIQKIRRNINLGREKEISDDASERLNKLLLVAFGQQKMFKRPWPAILHGIVYVGFVVINIEVLEIIIDGIFGTHRALSFLGPIYTGLMAINELLAFLVIIACIIFLIRRNVTKVPRLTRGPEMRAWPRLDANIILLTEIILMLALFSFNTADIKLHVLDGRELAGSFPISGLLVNSLSTTNVSSLEALRSSGWWLHILGIFAFLNYLPSSKHFHIIMAFPNVYYSKLEPKGKFTTNQSITHEIKALLDPSYQVPPLPEGTEPQKFGAKDVEDLSWKQLMDAYTCTECGRCTDVCPANITGKLLSPRKIVMDTRDRMEEKGEHPAIFRPNHYQEQVKQRVKVTEEKTLLRGYVTPEELWACTTCNACVEACPVNIDQLSSIMEMRRFLVLEESAAPTALNGMFTNIENNGAPWAFSPSDRLNWADNLFVNVK